Proteins encoded in a region of the Petrotoga olearia DSM 13574 genome:
- a CDS encoding MFS transporter: MYSILLVIIYISFISLGLPDTLLGSAWPSMYETLNVPVSYAGIISMIISGGTIISTLFSGKSIRKLGTGKLTAISVGMTAIALFGFSTSNTFWHLCLWGIPYGLGAGSVDAALNNFVALHYKARHMNWLHCFWGVGATLGPYIMGILLTNGFKWNSGYFTISLIQIALTLVLFFTLPLWKEKKTNNKSKEEEYKNYSLKDVVALPGAMSIMIAFFSYCALEATTGLWAASYLVLNRGIAAETAAKWAALFYFGITIGRFISGFITFKMNNKNMIRLGQGIIILGLLLLILPFSNYTAFIGLILIGLGCAPIYPSLIHSTPTNFGKDVSHSIIGVQMASAYLGTTLMPPLFGFLQELFDIRLYPIYLTILAFLMIVMVEKANSLFLRKQVRHSNP, from the coding sequence ATGTATTCTATCTTACTAGTGATTATCTATATTTCATTCATCAGTCTTGGATTGCCAGATACTCTTTTAGGCTCAGCATGGCCAAGCATGTATGAAACATTAAACGTGCCTGTATCGTATGCAGGAATTATATCGATGATTATCTCTGGTGGAACTATTATTTCAACATTGTTCAGCGGTAAGTCTATTCGTAAACTTGGAACTGGAAAACTAACCGCCATAAGTGTTGGAATGACTGCTATAGCATTGTTTGGTTTTTCTACATCAAATACATTTTGGCATTTGTGTTTGTGGGGGATACCCTACGGTTTAGGTGCAGGAAGCGTCGATGCAGCACTTAACAATTTTGTCGCCCTACATTACAAAGCTAGACATATGAACTGGTTACATTGCTTTTGGGGAGTTGGAGCCACACTTGGTCCATACATTATGGGAATATTATTAACTAACGGTTTTAAATGGAATTCAGGATATTTTACTATTTCGTTAATTCAGATTGCTTTAACTCTGGTACTGTTTTTTACTTTGCCACTGTGGAAAGAAAAGAAAACAAATAACAAAAGTAAAGAAGAAGAATACAAAAATTATTCTTTAAAAGATGTTGTTGCTTTGCCTGGGGCAATGTCTATAATGATCGCCTTTTTCTCTTATTGTGCATTAGAGGCAACTACTGGATTGTGGGCGGCAAGTTATTTAGTACTAAATAGAGGTATAGCTGCTGAAACAGCGGCCAAATGGGCTGCTTTGTTTTATTTCGGAATTACAATAGGAAGGTTTATATCTGGATTTATAACTTTTAAAATGAATAATAAAAATATGATACGTTTGGGGCAAGGGATCATCATTTTAGGATTGTTACTATTGATTCTTCCTTTTAGCAATTATACGGCATTTATAGGCCTTATTCTCATAGGTTTAGGTTGTGCCCCTATATATCCAAGTTTGATACATTCAACACCAACTAATTTTGGTAAGGATGTATCACATTCCATTATAGGCGTACAGATGGCATCAGCATACCTTGGAACAACCCTTATGCCACCCTTGTTTGGATTTTTGCAAGAACTTTTTGATATAAGGTTATATCCCATATATTTAACTATATTAGCCTTTCTTATGATAGTCATGGTGGAAAAGGCAAATAGTTTATTTTTGAGAAAACAGGTAAGGCATAGTAATCCTTGA
- a CDS encoding D-isomer specific 2-hydroxyacid dehydrogenase family protein, whose product MSEDNTNIAIVNSSTFGIYFPDLMQRLKKIGIVERITVDPKIPGRELAGKLKGCKFVIASVTPNFTSEFFQYNKDVKLIARHGIGYNNVDIKSATENGVMVTRVLGIHERDSVAELAIALILICLRQIIPANKAVKENKWQDRKGFVGGELSKLTVGIIGYGNIGSRVAEIVKEGFGSEVIAYDPYIADKVIEKTGVKPVSFEELLKTSDVISLNASLNEGNYHFINKRAFDLMKNEVVIVNTARGELINQDDFIEALESKKVSAAGLDVLEEEPINPSNPLLKFPNVYIVPHIGGYGKYSLRKMDEKMVEDIEKLMKGEIPEQIVNPEVIEKIITEFKGRK is encoded by the coding sequence GTGTCCGAAGACAATACTAACATTGCGATAGTAAATTCCAGTACATTTGGAATATACTTTCCCGATTTAATGCAACGATTAAAGAAAATAGGTATTGTGGAAAGGATAACTGTCGATCCTAAGATACCAGGAAGAGAGTTAGCAGGCAAATTGAAAGGTTGTAAGTTTGTTATAGCAAGCGTTACACCAAACTTTACTTCAGAATTTTTTCAATACAATAAAGATGTAAAACTAATTGCTCGGCACGGCATTGGATACAACAATGTGGATATTAAATCCGCAACAGAAAACGGGGTTATGGTCACAAGGGTTCTTGGAATTCACGAAAGAGATTCAGTTGCAGAACTTGCTATTGCTTTGATTCTCATCTGTTTGAGGCAAATTATTCCTGCCAATAAAGCGGTTAAAGAAAATAAATGGCAAGATAGAAAAGGTTTTGTTGGTGGTGAGCTGTCAAAATTGACGGTAGGAATAATTGGTTATGGAAACATTGGTAGCCGAGTTGCTGAGATAGTAAAAGAAGGATTCGGTTCAGAAGTAATAGCTTATGACCCTTATATAGCTGACAAGGTCATAGAAAAAACCGGGGTAAAACCTGTAAGTTTTGAAGAACTTTTAAAAACATCCGATGTAATAAGCCTGAACGCTTCTTTAAATGAAGGGAACTATCATTTCATAAACAAAAGAGCTTTCGACTTAATGAAAAACGAAGTAGTAATAGTTAACACGGCAAGGGGAGAATTGATAAACCAGGATGATTTTATTGAAGCTTTAGAATCTAAGAAAGTTTCAGCTGCGGGGCTTGATGTATTAGAAGAAGAACCAATAAACCCAAGTAATCCATTATTGAAATTCCCTAACGTATACATAGTACCTCATATAGGAGGATATGGGAAGTATTCATTAAGAAAAATGGATGAAAAAATGGTTGAGGATATTGAAAAGTTGATGAAAGGTGAAATTCCTGAACAAATAGTTAACCCAGAAGTTATAGAAAAAATTATAACAGAATTCAAAGGTAGAAAATAA
- a CDS encoding HAD family hydrolase, which produces MIRAIIFDMDGVIIDSEPIHYDANKKIFEELGIPMNRSLYSNYIGVSNQEMWQDLKNEYNLQQSLEELVEKQNLENLELLKKCVKEPLEGVIELLQTLKENNYKIALASSSPMRLIKEVLCMFNIEKYFEVVVSAEDVTQGKPKPDIFIYTAGLLKVKPYECVVIEDSKNGVKAAKVGGMKCIGFKNPNSLNQDLSKADLVVENMKEITLELIEKLEKVEA; this is translated from the coding sequence ATGATAAGAGCTATTATTTTTGATATGGATGGGGTCATCATTGATAGTGAACCGATTCATTATGATGCAAATAAAAAAATTTTTGAGGAACTGGGAATTCCAATGAATAGAAGTTTATATAGCAATTATATAGGTGTAAGTAACCAAGAGATGTGGCAAGACTTAAAAAATGAGTACAATCTACAGCAAAGTTTAGAAGAGTTGGTCGAAAAACAAAACTTAGAGAATTTGGAATTATTAAAAAAATGTGTTAAAGAGCCTTTAGAGGGTGTAATAGAGCTATTACAAACACTGAAAGAAAACAATTATAAAATAGCATTGGCTTCTTCCTCCCCGATGAGATTGATCAAAGAAGTTCTTTGCATGTTTAACATTGAGAAATATTTTGAAGTTGTAGTGAGTGCAGAAGACGTTACTCAAGGCAAACCTAAACCAGATATTTTTATATACACTGCTGGATTGTTAAAGGTTAAACCATACGAATGTGTAGTTATAGAAGACTCAAAGAATGGCGTAAAAGCGGCTAAAGTTGGTGGAATGAAATGTATAGGTTTTAAAAACCCTAACTCGCTCAATCAAGATCTATCGAAAGCAGATTTAGTGGTAGAAAATATGAAAGAAATAACTTTAGAATTAATAGAAAAGTTAGAAAAAGTGGAAGCTTAA
- a CDS encoding SDR family oxidoreductase, protein MSKVEDYFNVEGKVIVITGGAGVLCSEMARSLGEAGGKIVILDLSERAMDMLSIELAEKNVEHMWIKTNVLQKNDLVIAKDEILETFGKIDILINGAGGNKPEATTSKDKSFFELPEDAVQWVFNLNFLGTFLASRVFGEYFAEKGYGEIINISSMNAFRPLTNIPAYSAAKAAVSNFTQWLAVHMNHNYSKKIRVNAIAPGFLLTNQNRFLLTNQDGSLTQRGNQILNHTPMGRFGEPKDLVSTVMWLISDSSEFVNGVVVPIDGGFSAYSGV, encoded by the coding sequence GTGAGTAAAGTCGAAGATTATTTTAATGTGGAAGGCAAAGTGATAGTAATAACAGGTGGAGCAGGCGTTCTATGCTCTGAAATGGCTAGGTCTTTGGGAGAAGCTGGTGGAAAGATTGTTATACTGGATCTATCAGAAAGAGCCATGGATATGTTAAGTATTGAACTGGCAGAAAAAAATGTTGAACACATGTGGATTAAAACCAACGTCTTGCAAAAAAATGATTTAGTAATAGCAAAAGATGAAATTCTTGAAACATTTGGTAAAATAGATATACTGATAAACGGGGCAGGTGGCAACAAACCCGAAGCAACAACAAGTAAAGATAAATCTTTTTTTGAACTCCCAGAAGATGCAGTACAATGGGTTTTTAACTTGAACTTCTTAGGTACATTTTTGGCAAGTCGAGTGTTTGGAGAATATTTTGCAGAAAAAGGTTATGGAGAGATAATAAATATCTCATCGATGAACGCATTTAGACCCTTGACAAACATCCCTGCTTATTCTGCAGCTAAAGCTGCTGTGAGTAATTTTACGCAATGGTTAGCGGTTCATATGAACCACAACTATTCCAAAAAGATAAGGGTCAATGCTATAGCTCCAGGATTTCTATTAACTAATCAGAATCGATTCTTGCTGACCAATCAAGACGGTAGTTTAACCCAAAGGGGAAATCAAATATTGAATCATACACCTATGGGAAGATTCGGAGAGCCTAAAGATCTAGTTTCTACAGTGATGTGGTTGATAAGTGATAGTTCTGAGTTTGTTAACGGTGTTGTTGTTCCAATAGATGGGGGCTTCTCAGCGTATAGTGGCGTATAA
- a CDS encoding GNAT family N-acetyltransferase, which produces MAIKFREAKIEDYEQMYRLWKKTEGMGLSESDTKENIERFLNKNPGLNFVCEDDGQIIGTILCGEDGRRGYLYHLAVDKNYRRNGIGEKLVNLVLSSLKEKGIIKCHLFVYYENEIGKTFWEKTGWYKRDELIIYSRDIK; this is translated from the coding sequence ATGGCAATAAAATTCAGAGAAGCAAAAATAGAAGATTATGAACAGATGTATAGATTGTGGAAAAAAACAGAAGGCATGGGTTTAAGCGAATCTGATACAAAAGAAAATATTGAAAGATTTTTGAATAAAAATCCTGGTTTAAATTTTGTATGTGAAGATGATGGACAAATTATTGGTACAATTCTATGTGGCGAAGATGGAAGAAGAGGATATCTCTACCATCTTGCTGTTGATAAGAACTATAGAAGAAATGGGATAGGGGAAAAATTGGTAAACTTGGTTTTAAGCAGTTTAAAAGAAAAAGGTATAATAAAATGTCATTTATTTGTGTATTATGAGAACGAAATTGGCAAGACATTTTGGGAAAAAACAGGTTGGTACAAACGCGACGAGCTGATAATTTATTCAAGGGATATTAAATAA
- a CDS encoding gluconokinase: MKYVLVLDVGTTNMKVAIVNEIGDIISQKIKKLNLVQPVEGAAEHDPQELWENFLDISKKIITNFEGDISLLIFSGYQFGFLPIDQKGNPLMNMVTLLDTRSQNIMNEVGERFSFEEIYQKTGCPPAFNYTIARILWLKKEKPEIFAKTYKFLDIKSFFTFKLTGKCYTEPSLASVTQLLDIKTQKWDEELIKRLGIEKDQLPNLVPGNVIVDTVKKEVAKKIGLEKEIPIMLGVYDGGAMILGMGGYKKSAVCNLGTTAMFRSAYNEPLLDKTGQYRLQTYALLPGMWAIGGAVNNAGVVLEWFRNNIANGMSYDQINEEVSKVKTGSEGLICFPFLTGERDPRIGSLSTGSFFGLKTFHNLSHMARSIYEGVGYGLNMIKTALEENDVNLKRLTVGGSGSKSDVWVQILADIFNIPVTKSKTENATLIGESMVAFSQLGVYNDIEQAGEVMIKLGKSFEPQTSSVKTYEAYYNFFVKMIQNYRDMYTLHTQLINS, encoded by the coding sequence ATGAAATATGTTTTAGTCCTCGATGTGGGAACGACAAACATGAAAGTAGCAATTGTAAACGAAATAGGAGATATCATTTCTCAAAAAATCAAAAAGTTAAATTTAGTTCAGCCCGTGGAAGGGGCAGCGGAACACGATCCTCAAGAATTATGGGAAAACTTTTTGGATATATCTAAAAAGATAATCACAAACTTTGAAGGTGATATTTCATTATTAATTTTTTCTGGGTATCAATTTGGTTTTCTTCCGATAGATCAAAAAGGGAATCCTTTGATGAATATGGTCACACTTTTAGACACAAGATCACAGAATATAATGAACGAAGTAGGAGAAAGATTTTCCTTTGAAGAAATATATCAAAAGACTGGCTGCCCACCTGCCTTTAATTATACAATAGCGAGAATATTGTGGTTGAAAAAAGAAAAACCAGAAATTTTTGCCAAAACCTATAAATTTTTGGACATCAAAAGTTTCTTCACATTCAAATTAACAGGGAAATGTTACACTGAACCAAGTTTAGCCTCTGTTACACAACTTTTGGATATAAAAACGCAAAAATGGGATGAAGAACTAATAAAAAGATTAGGCATTGAAAAAGATCAATTGCCAAATCTTGTACCTGGGAATGTAATAGTGGATACGGTAAAAAAAGAAGTAGCTAAAAAAATAGGCTTAGAAAAAGAGATTCCTATTATGTTAGGAGTATATGACGGTGGAGCAATGATTTTAGGAATGGGGGGTTATAAAAAGAGCGCTGTATGTAATTTAGGTACCACTGCAATGTTTAGAAGCGCCTATAATGAGCCATTACTTGATAAAACAGGGCAATATAGGCTTCAAACCTATGCTTTATTACCCGGTATGTGGGCTATAGGAGGAGCGGTGAACAACGCGGGTGTAGTTTTGGAATGGTTCAGAAATAATATAGCTAACGGTATGAGTTATGATCAGATAAACGAAGAGGTTTCGAAGGTTAAAACAGGTTCCGAAGGGCTTATTTGCTTTCCATTTCTAACAGGAGAAAGAGACCCAAGAATAGGTAGCTTATCTACCGGTAGTTTTTTTGGATTGAAAACATTTCACAACTTAAGTCACATGGCAAGATCTATATATGAAGGTGTAGGTTATGGGCTAAACATGATAAAAACAGCTTTAGAAGAAAACGATGTTAATTTAAAAAGATTAACAGTAGGGGGCTCAGGCAGCAAAAGCGATGTCTGGGTTCAAATTTTAGCTGATATATTCAACATCCCTGTAACCAAATCAAAGACCGAAAATGCAACATTGATAGGTGAATCGATGGTAGCTTTTTCACAATTGGGAGTTTACAACGATATTGAGCAAGCTGGGGAAGTTATGATAAAGTTGGGAAAGAGCTTTGAACCCCAAACCTCTTCAGTTAAAACATATGAAGCTTATTATAATTTTTTTGTGAAAATGATTCAAAACTATCGGGATATGTATACCTTACATACCCAATTGATCAATTCTTGA
- the gndA gene encoding NADP-dependent phosphogluconate dehydrogenase, with product MDQQKSDIAVIGMAVMGQNLALNMESKGFKVSVYNRTNEKTERFVEERAKNKNIRGTYSIEELVYSLETPRKIILMVKAGKPVDDVINELLPYLNKEDIIIDGGNSYYKDTDRRYEELHKKGIRFLGTGISGGEYGALHGPSIMPGGDKSAYEEVKNILEATAAQTEDGPCVAYLGPKSSGHYVKMVHNGIEYAIMELIAEIYDIMRKVFKMTPQDMSKIFKEWNEDHKSYLMEITYKILEWKDEETGKPIVDVILDSAKQKGTGKWSVQDALDLNISIPTINAAVNARTLSSIRDERMRIGEIYGTPNKMSVNESFINSLRDALYISTIIAYAEGMKLLQVASKEYEYNLNLSEVARIWEDGCIIRSEFLKPIQRTFKKDSNLVNLIISDEFKSDFKEKIPKLREVVSEIKKAGLPIPALSSALDYFDGLRSKELPANLIQAQRDYFGAHMYERRDKEGIFHTEWQDIHNI from the coding sequence ATGGATCAGCAAAAGAGCGATATAGCGGTTATAGGAATGGCGGTGATGGGGCAGAACCTTGCTTTAAACATGGAATCTAAGGGTTTTAAGGTATCCGTTTACAATAGAACAAATGAAAAAACCGAAAGATTTGTTGAAGAAAGAGCAAAAAATAAAAATATCCGAGGGACCTACTCTATTGAAGAACTTGTTTATTCATTAGAAACACCAAGAAAGATCATTCTGATGGTTAAAGCTGGTAAACCGGTTGATGATGTAATCAACGAACTTTTACCCTATTTGAATAAAGAAGATATAATCATAGATGGAGGGAATTCTTATTACAAAGACACAGACAGGAGATACGAAGAATTACATAAAAAAGGAATAAGATTTTTAGGAACTGGTATAAGTGGAGGGGAATACGGCGCATTACATGGTCCATCCATCATGCCTGGGGGAGATAAATCCGCATATGAAGAGGTAAAAAATATACTTGAAGCGACTGCTGCTCAAACAGAAGATGGTCCATGCGTTGCTTACCTTGGCCCAAAATCAAGTGGGCATTATGTGAAAATGGTTCACAACGGGATAGAGTACGCCATAATGGAATTAATAGCAGAAATATACGATATTATGAGAAAAGTGTTTAAAATGACTCCTCAGGATATGAGTAAAATATTTAAAGAATGGAATGAAGATCACAAATCTTATTTGATGGAAATTACTTATAAGATTTTAGAGTGGAAAGACGAAGAAACTGGTAAGCCAATTGTTGACGTCATTTTAGATAGTGCAAAACAGAAAGGTACCGGGAAATGGAGTGTTCAAGACGCTTTAGACTTAAATATATCCATACCCACTATAAACGCTGCCGTAAATGCAAGAACCTTGTCCTCAATAAGAGATGAAAGGATGAGGATTGGAGAAATATATGGAACCCCCAATAAAATGAGTGTAAATGAGAGCTTTATAAATTCATTAAGGGATGCGTTGTATATTTCAACGATAATTGCTTATGCGGAAGGTATGAAGCTGTTGCAAGTAGCATCTAAAGAATATGAATATAATTTAAATCTATCAGAAGTCGCAAGAATCTGGGAAGATGGATGTATAATAAGATCCGAATTTTTAAAACCAATACAAAGAACGTTTAAAAAAGATTCCAATTTAGTAAATTTGATAATTTCTGATGAATTCAAAAGTGATTTTAAGGAGAAAATTCCAAAGTTGAGAGAGGTAGTTTCAGAGATCAAAAAAGCTGGTCTACCTATTCCTGCTCTAAGCTCAGCCCTTGATTATTTTGATGGGTTAAGGTCAAAAGAGTTACCGGCGAATCTGATTCAGGCACAGAGGGATTATTTTGGTGCTCACATGTACGAAAGAAGGGACAAAGAGGGAATATTTCACACAGAATGGCAAGATATACATAATATCTAA
- a CDS encoding BMP family ABC transporter substrate-binding protein, which yields MYGTSRSLSRSEYEKANRLANKDFLANISKGKEGYLPCLEDIIHNVEIIKEEKLGLIDIPIERIKGTYYHSRSISFSANFYPLMKTDSEFASKWINLYEAHISEGIRDPVTAYEYMNWFYIVEGNKRVSILKYSDAFSVRGEVTRLIPKWDENNPEIRIYYEFLDFYKKTKINIIWFNKEGKFKELYELIKDYKKKSEFVEKKYDESITSVYLLFRKLYREIAKDKISLTEEEAFLEYLKKFGLENVPVIEREMREQVNELIEELEERLGKPSEPLFKLPQIFAGKTLKVAFLYNTSIGESAWTYSHELGRRYVQKRLGSEIITKYFENISDLKTYERILEQLEEEKFDLIFSTSFDFLQNQNTKDFQNVKFMYFSGYRTTKNINTYFGRMYEPRFLSGMIAGAMTTNNKIGYVASYGIPEVIMGINAFALGAKAVNPKSKVFVGWTNTWSNLEYERDTAEYLINEIGVDVLTHHQDSPEVCKVGEEYGVYTIGYHFDMKDYAPTTHLTSVVWNWGVYYENIIKDVLRGSNFSLFRLFSGSEKIENFWGGLKSGVVCLSPISEIVPSTTKNLIDTVRTDIIENRFHPFRGCIFDKAGNIKVSKGKDIEDEELMKMDWFVDNVYYS from the coding sequence GTGTATGGAACCTCAAGAAGTCTCAGCAGAAGCGAGTACGAAAAAGCTAATAGATTAGCAAATAAAGACTTTTTGGCTAATATTTCAAAAGGAAAAGAGGGGTATCTGCCGTGTTTAGAAGATATCATCCACAACGTTGAAATAATTAAAGAAGAAAAACTTGGCCTTATAGATATCCCTATAGAAAGAATCAAAGGAACATATTACCATTCTCGTTCAATATCTTTTTCAGCAAATTTCTATCCTTTAATGAAAACTGATTCAGAATTTGCAAGCAAATGGATTAATTTGTATGAAGCTCATATATCTGAAGGAATAAGAGATCCTGTAACAGCCTACGAATATATGAACTGGTTTTACATTGTTGAAGGAAACAAAAGGGTAAGCATTTTGAAATATTCAGACGCCTTTTCAGTCCGTGGGGAAGTTACGAGGTTGATTCCAAAATGGGATGAAAATAATCCTGAAATAAGAATCTACTATGAATTTTTAGATTTTTATAAAAAGACAAAAATCAATATAATCTGGTTCAACAAAGAGGGCAAATTCAAAGAACTTTACGAGTTAATCAAAGATTATAAGAAAAAAAGTGAGTTTGTTGAGAAAAAATATGATGAATCGATCACTTCAGTATATCTCTTATTTAGGAAGCTGTATAGGGAAATTGCTAAGGACAAGATTTCACTCACTGAAGAAGAGGCCTTTTTAGAATATCTAAAAAAATTTGGTTTGGAGAATGTTCCTGTTATTGAGAGAGAAATGAGGGAGCAAGTTAACGAATTAATAGAAGAACTAGAAGAACGTCTAGGTAAACCATCAGAACCTTTATTCAAATTACCTCAGATTTTCGCGGGGAAAACATTAAAAGTCGCTTTCCTTTACAACACTTCAATAGGGGAGTCCGCATGGACATATTCCCATGAATTGGGAAGAAGATACGTTCAAAAACGTTTAGGAAGTGAAATAATAACAAAGTATTTTGAAAATATTTCCGATTTAAAAACGTATGAAAGAATATTAGAACAACTAGAAGAAGAAAAATTCGACCTAATATTTTCTACCAGTTTTGACTTCTTACAAAATCAGAATACAAAGGATTTTCAAAATGTTAAATTCATGTATTTTTCCGGATATCGTACTACCAAGAATATTAATACATATTTCGGTCGCATGTACGAACCAAGGTTCCTCTCTGGAATGATAGCAGGGGCTATGACAACCAACAATAAAATAGGTTACGTTGCTTCTTACGGTATACCTGAAGTTATAATGGGAATAAATGCTTTTGCTTTAGGGGCAAAAGCCGTTAATCCAAAATCAAAAGTATTTGTTGGATGGACGAATACTTGGAGCAATTTAGAATACGAAAGAGACACGGCAGAGTATTTAATAAATGAAATCGGAGTGGATGTTTTAACTCACCATCAAGATTCTCCTGAAGTTTGCAAAGTTGGAGAAGAATACGGTGTCTATACCATTGGTTACCATTTTGATATGAAAGATTACGCCCCAACTACCCATTTAACCTCCGTGGTATGGAATTGGGGTGTTTATTATGAAAACATCATTAAAGATGTATTGAGAGGGTCAAATTTCTCTTTATTTAGATTATTTTCCGGTTCAGAAAAGATCGAGAACTTTTGGGGTGGGCTTAAGAGCGGAGTTGTTTGTTTGTCCCCTATAAGTGAAATAGTTCCTTCTACAACAAAAAACCTGATTGATACTGTGAGAACAGATATTATAGAGAATAGATTTCATCCTTTCAGGGGCTGTATTTTTGATAAAGCTGGTAATATAAAAGTCTCAAAAGGCAAAGATATCGAAGACGAAGAATTAATGAAAATGGATTGGTTTGTGGACAACGTTTATTATTCATAA
- a CDS encoding metallophosphoesterase family protein → MMIDIIAISDEEVYLTNKDKKKFDLLICGGDLSPQYMDYVINEFKPSLSLMVHGNHDKKYYKLYEEENNSFSKVYKGAYILNHGIVNLKKFIGKDIIVAGFSGALAHGYRPFYFKESDINKFKREILFNTIFKGGKNKQIDIMITHNPPYIKNTIKKYGQSHTPSRALGEFYLRALPKIWIYGHIHPRYHFQELDFEIKFLNNVSYLINAVPYKLIKYNDEKKEIIEIRTYKKISTKTILI, encoded by the coding sequence ATGATGATAGATATAATTGCAATTTCTGATGAGGAAGTATATTTAACAAATAAAGACAAGAAAAAGTTTGACTTACTTATTTGCGGTGGAGATCTTTCTCCACAATATATGGATTATGTAATAAACGAATTCAAACCATCCTTAAGCTTGATGGTGCACGGTAATCATGACAAAAAGTATTATAAATTATACGAAGAGGAAAACAACTCTTTTTCAAAGGTATACAAAGGAGCCTATATTTTAAATCATGGCATAGTTAACTTAAAAAAATTCATAGGCAAAGATATCATAGTAGCAGGATTTTCTGGGGCTCTAGCTCATGGATATAGACCTTTTTATTTCAAAGAAAGTGATATTAATAAATTTAAAAGAGAGATACTTTTCAACACAATCTTTAAAGGCGGCAAGAATAAGCAAATTGATATAATGATTACACACAATCCACCTTACATAAAAAATACAATAAAAAAATACGGTCAATCTCATACCCCTTCAAGAGCCTTGGGGGAATTTTATCTTAGAGCACTTCCGAAAATTTGGATATACGGTCATATCCATCCAAGATACCATTTTCAGGAGCTTGATTTTGAAATTAAATTCTTAAATAATGTATCTTATCTAATAAATGCCGTACCTTACAAATTAATAAAATACAATGATGAAAAAAAAGAAATTATAGAAATTCGTACTTATAAAAAGATAAGTACAAAAACTATTTTAATTTAG